A stretch of DNA from Drosophila virilis strain 15010-1051.87 chromosome 5, Dvir_AGI_RSII-ME, whole genome shotgun sequence:
TTACTGTAGTCTGGAAGAGCTATAGATATTGCAGAAAAGCTGAAAAAAGGCAAGTAAAATTGAACACTCGAATAGTTTTTACTATTTGTATCCTCGAGATGTACTTCATACATACATGACGGTATGCAAAAACGTTTCAACGATACAAGTACAAGTACAACAGTCTATGGAGAAGCTAATACAGGCATAAGCTTTATGTAAAAGTACAGTATTTACTGCTGATTCTGTATGGGGTAGATTAGTGAACTTTTAAACTTTCAAGTTAATTtcgtttattgttgtttctgaTGTCGGGGACTAAGATAAGTATTATAATAGAATTGACTGAACATGACAATCATTACGGTAGCCTGAAATAGCTGTTGGTATTGCATAAAGATTGGAAATTGACAAGAAGGATTAAATAATAGCACTAATGCAGCTTGCATAAAGAATATTATAAATTGAACTATTTGTATCCTCGTGATGTACTTCTTCCACCAGAGGCTGCTCTTAAGTCCCGGGCCCATGGCCGATATGAAGTAGTAAAAGTACATAACGGTATGCACAAACGAATTACATAAGGCCATTGTATTATACTGGCCGCCGACACCGTAGAACCGCACCGTCCAGTAAAAGGTATATACCATCATCATGTGATGGTAAACATGGAGCATTGTAATCTGTTTGTAGCTCTTGCGCAGCACAAAGAACACGGTGTCCATCAGGTCGAGCACCTTGTTGAGAAAGTAGGCATACGTAAGCCAGCGTTCGATATTCTTTCTCGGATGGTCTAGCGGAAGGGTATCTATGCAACATAGGTCATAAGTGGGATCGATGAACAGATAATAGGCACACTTTAAGGGAAGGAAGAGTTGTTAGTGCGTACGTTTAATGTGATTTGCAACTTATGATACTTGCCATAATAAATATAGCTGCATTGTAGATCACCTGAAAAATATTATAAGTGAGCATAACATTTCTCAAATTGTACGGCTTGCGGTGCTCCATAAATATT
This window harbors:
- the LOC6626908 gene encoding very long chain fatty acid elongase F isoform X1, with amino-acid sequence MHESNALAQSYFVKSRTQILLSPDRMNSTVFGIFEIPPADPWIEHIPLLNSPWPITLIVLAYLLFVFKYGKIFMEHRKPYNLRNVMLTYNIFQVIYNAAIFIMCAYYLFIDPTYDLCCIDTLPLDHPRKNIERWLTYAYFLNKVLDLMDTVFFVLRKSYKQITMLHVYHHMMMVYTFYWTVRFYGVGGQYNTMALCNSFVHTVMYFYYFISAMGPGLKSSLWWKKYITRIQIVQFIIFFMQAALVLLFNPSCQFPIFMQYQQLFQATVMIVMFSQFYYNTYLSPRHQKQQ
- the LOC6626908 gene encoding very long chain fatty acid elongase F isoform X2; its protein translation is MNSTVFGIFEIPPADPWIEHIPLLNSPWPITLIVLAYLLFVFKYGKIFMEHRKPYNLRNVMLTYNIFQVIYNAAIFIMCAYYLFIDPTYDLCCIDTLPLDHPRKNIERWLTYAYFLNKVLDLMDTVFFVLRKSYKQITMLHVYHHMMMVYTFYWTVRFYGVGGQYNTMALCNSFVHTVMYFYYFISAMGPGLKSSLWWKKYITRIQIVQFIIFFMQAALVLLFNPSCQFPIFMQYQQLFQATVMIVMFSQFYYNTYLSPRHQKQQ